In Salmo salar chromosome ssa15, Ssal_v3.1, whole genome shotgun sequence, one genomic interval encodes:
- the LOC106572862 gene encoding G-protein coupled receptor 61 has protein sequence MEPPVDNSTSPWNSSQSSLSGLADPWLPAFPASLHPNASNVSRPVGTGASGAPLALAQSLALCAMLLMDLLAVVGNLAVMAVITKTPQLRKFAFVFHLCLVDLLAALVLMPLGMLPDRVLAHDEALCRSYLCLSVGLVSAAILSISAINVERYYYIVHPMRHEVKMTVGVVVTVLVGIWIKAIVTSAMPLLGWVLQGNQGVEVGLGGGLGAPMIPGPPSQRRCSLHWAGGGGTTRLIFMLFFTFVYFLCPVLIILVVYCNMFKVARVAAMQHGPLPTGMDTPGPRPHHSESLSSQSTMAASLGGPGGGPGGSCPPLRTPSQRTFNGGKAAAVLVAVGGQFLCCWLPYFSFHLYAALVSTPPASLASDQLEEVVTWIGYFCFTSNPLFYGCLNRQIRTELGRSLACIFKRAGPGNGDQLASREASIEENFLQFLQGTGCNLEPCESQAHSRASRPEEVEEAGERGRLQDGPCQENTLVQEHTPVDFHIPGQIIEETSEFLEQQHLNLNNDINLADNCCRVNRTVLDSA, from the exons atgGAGCCTCCTGTTGACAACTCCACATCCCCCTGGAACTCTTCCCAGTCCTCCCTCTCTGGACTTGCAG atcCCTGGCTCCCAGCCTTCCCAGCCTCGTTGCACCCCAATGCCTCTAACGTGAGTCGTCCCGTGGGCACCGGCGCCAGCGGAGCCCCCCTGGCCCTGGCCCAGTCCCTGGCCCTGTGTGCGATGCTTCTCATGGACCTCTTAGCGGTCGTAGGCAACCTAGCCGTCATGGCTGTCATCACCAAGACGCCGCAGCTGAGGAAGTTCGCCTTCGTGTTCCACCTGTGTCTGGTTGACCTGCTGGCGGCTCTGGTTCTGATGCCTCTGGGCATGCTGCCGGACCGGGTTTTGGCGCACGATGAGGCACTGTGCCGGAGCTACCTCTGTCTTAGCGTGGGTTTGGTCAGTGCCGCCATCTTGTCTATCTCTGCCATCAACGTGGAGAGGTACTATTATATTGTCCACCCCATGCGCCATGAGGTCAAGATGACCGTGGGGGTGGTTGTGACGGTGTTGGTCGGGATCTGGATCAAAGCTATTGTCACGTCGGCAATGCCGCTCCTGGGCTGGGTGCTCCAGGGGAACCAGGGGGTAGAGGTTGGACTCGGAGGGGGACTAGGGGCTCCCATGATCCCGGGTCCTCCAAGCCAGAGACGTTGCTCCCTACACTGGGCCGGAGGAGGAGGGACCACACGGTTAATATTCATGCTCTTCTTCACCTTTGTCTACTTCCTGTGTCCAGTGCTGATCATCCTTGTTGTGTACTGTAACATGTTTAAAGTAGCCAGGGTGGCAGCCATGCAGCATGGCCCCTTACCTACCGGGATGGACACACCTGGGCCCCGCCCTCACCACTCTGAGTCCCTCAGCAGCCAATCCACCATGGCTGCCAGCCTGGGAGGCCCCGGAGGTGGCCCTGGGGGCTCATGTCCTCCACTCCGCACCCCCAGTCAGAGGACCTTCAACGGGGGTAAAGCCGCGGCAGTCCTGGTGGCGGTTGGAGGCCAGTTCCTATGCTGCTGGCTGCCTTACTTCTCCTTTCACCTTTACGCCGCCCTGGTCTCCACCCCCCCGGCCTCCCTGGCTTCAGACCAGTTGGAGGAAGTCGTGACCTGGATCGGTTACTTCTGCTTCACCTCTAACCCCTTATTCTATGGCTGTCTGAACCGGCAGATCCGCACGGAGCTGGGCCGAAGCCTGGCCTGTATCTTTAAGCGGGCGGGGCCGGGCAACGGGGATCAGCTGGCCAGCCGAGAGGCCTCTATCGAGGAGAACTTCCTCCAGTTCCTCCAGGGGACAGGGTGCAATCTGGAGCCCTGCGAATCCCAGGCACACAgcagggccagcaggccagaggaggtggaggaggcggGGGAGAGGGGCCGTCTTCAAGATGGACCTTGTCAGGAGAACACGCTGGTCCAGGAACACACGCCTGTTGACTTCCACATCCCTGGACAGATTATCGAGGAGACTTCTGAGTTCTTGGAGCAGCAGCATCTGAATCTGAACAATGACATCAACCTAGCAGACAACTGCTGCAGGGTAAACAGAACAGTGCTGGACAGTGCCTGA